DNA from Lentibacillus amyloliquefaciens:
TTATCGGTACAGGGATACTGGGGGCTTCAAGTGCCTATCACCTTGCCAAGTCAGGTGCGGATGTTGTGATGGTCGACCGTCACGATGCCGGACAAGCGACAGATGCGGCTGCCGGGATCATTTGTCCCTGGCTTTCCCAACGCAGGAATAAAGCATGGTATAAGCTGGCAAAAGGCGGAGCGCATATTTATAAGGATCTGATTCAGGAGCTTGCCGATGACGGTGAAACCGAAACAGGCTATCTGCAAACCGGAGCTATCAGCATTCATACCGATGAAAAGAAGCTTAAAGCAAAGAAAGACCGCGCACTGAAACGTCGTGAAGATGCCCCGGAAATAGGTGAGGTGACACTTCTTGATGTGAAACAGACAAAAGCATTATTCCCCTACCTTGCTGATGGTTATGAATCTGTTCATGTCAGCGGCGGGGCCCGCATCAACGGTCGTGCATTGCGGGATGCGCTTGTAAACAGCGCCCAAAAGCATGGTGCCGTTATGATCAACGGAAATGCTGCTCTTAATTATGAACAGACTCGCGTGACAGGGGTGACCGTCAATGGCGAAACGATTAAAGCAGATCAGGTGATTGCAGCATGCGGCGCATGGACACACGAACTGCTCAAACCTCTAAACGTTCATTTCAATGGCTCGCTGCAAAAAGCACAAATTCTGCACCTGCAGTCACCTGAAGCTGATACGTCTGACTGGCCGGTTGTCATGCCCCCAAATGATCAATTCATGCTGACGTGGGATAACAGGATTATAATTGGCGCTACCCACGAAGATGTAGGCTTCGATACCCGTGTGACAGCCGGGGGAATGAATGAAATTTTATCCAAAGCATTGGAAATTGCACCGGGTTTAATGAATAGCACCGTACTGGAGGCACGTATTGGCTTTCGGCCGCACACGCCGGGATATTTGCCTGTTATCGGCCCGCTCCCCGGTTATGAAGGCCTTTTAATCGGAAATGGCCTCGGCTCATCAGGTCTTACAACCGGTCCTTACGTGGGCAATCAATTGGCCAATCTGGCGCTCGGAAAAGAATTGGAGATCGACCTAAGCGACTATGACGTTGCCGGTGCTGTAGGAAATTGACATGATTCTGTCATTTACAGGCACTGCCGGTTTTGCTAATCTTATGGCAGGGGTTAAGCGAAACTTCATTCAGTGGAATTTATTTTATTCCCCTGAATGTTGTTGAAACAGAATCGAACATTTACGGACAGTTAACCGCCGTTCTTTAGCGGGCTATTGTCCATTACATGCGGGGATAATAAGGGGGAAAATGCTATGGGTAAAAAAACCGTAATCCTTGTTGTTGCTGTTACGCTGATTGTTTTAATCGCCGGCTGGTACGTTTTGCAAAATGTTATGATTAACTATGATGTGGACCGTGATTCATCCTTGCTAGGTCAATCTGAACATGTGATAAACGGGATTTCACTTACTATCTGAGAAATTCATAACAGCTAAATTGCAGGGTGAAAACGGCCATGAATTTAAATGGTCGTTTTGCTTGCAGGCTGCCATATTTCATCTCAATCTTTTGTTTCCTTCTGCTGGATTTTCTTCCCATCATCTTCAACAACACCCAGAACCACATCAGCTACTTCAGAAGAACGCAGCAATTTATCAGTCAGCTCAAACTTGATATCATCTGCCTCATTAAGCGAAAGGCCTTTTTTCAATTCAATAGTTCCCTCAACATGATAAGTTCTCCCTTCCTGAAGAACGCGCATTTTATAAATATCGACAACCTTATCATCTTCCAGAAGCATTTCGTAAATCTTTTTCTCGACTTCCGCCGGAGCAGATACACCGATCAGGCCGACCATATTATCATAACCGACCCGGAAAGCGACAAACAGCATCAGCACACCAATCAGCATTGTAAAGATACCATCCGCGAGAAGCAGCCCGAAAACCTGTGCCAACAGGACGCCAATCAGCGCAAATACTGCACCTGAAGTGGCGACAAGATCTTCATAAAATACAAGTCTTGTGGCAGGGGAAGCTTTCTGGGCACTTTTAAATGCACGAGTCAATAGCCAGCCATCATGACCATCGTTCGTTTCTTTCGTAATTTCTTTCATTGCTTTAATTAAAATAAAACCATCGACCACAAGAGAAGTTATCAGCACACCGACGTTCAACCAGATGTTCCCCGATTCTGAAGGATGATTAAAGAGATTCCAGCCCTCTTTAATCGTTTCATATGCCATTATCGTGACGATGACAACAGCAACCATGCAAAAAATATTAATAACCCTGCCAAACCCGGTCGGAAATCGTTCTGACGGCGGGGATTCAGCCAGCACACTTCCAAAAAATACAAATCCCTGATTGACAGCATCAGCCAACGAATGCATCGTGGTTGCAAACATCGACCCGCTCCCGCTAAAGAAAGCGGCAGCCCCTTTGATGCCGGCTAGAAATGTATTGCCAAGAGCTGCTATACCGGACGATGTATTTCCTTTTTTAATCCGCTCCATAAACCCCATTGTAAAAGCCTCCTGATTCGTTTTGACAGCTACTATATAGGATTCTTTATCAATGGGTTTTTATGCATTCGGACGTTCAAGTCAGTTCGTGGTGAATCCTGGGTATTCTGGAAGCAGCAATATTTACGAAAGGCGTATTAAAAAAAGCTTGGCGGTAACCAAGCTTTTTACATTCATTTCAATTTTCTTTGATAAATCGTTTGCCATAGTCTTTAAAGACGAAATATTTAACCATGAAAAAGCTGGCGAGGAATGACAAGAACATTGCCAGCCCTTTTGCTATATTATAGCGTAGCCAATTTGCAACACCTAGTAGCTCCAGCAATTCATTGAAGCCAAGGAAAACCAGATTGCTTACCCCAAGACTGACAATTCCCTGGGCGATAAACTTAAATCGCTGAGGGTTGCTTCCCTTCGCCGAACGCTTGAAGGTAATATTTACATTCCAAAAGTAGCTGTTGGCGACAGCTAATGAATAAGCAATCGTATTAAATAATAAAAGCATTGCTCGCTCATCAGTATGGAAAAAAATTAATAAAAGGTTTAAAGTCCCAATATCAATCCCTGCATTGGCAAAACCGATCGCGCCAAACTGCAGAAATTGCAAAGGGCCTCTTTTTGGTTTGGTCTGTGCCATAGAACGCCTCTAATATTCCTTGTTGATTAGTATCAGTTTAGTCGTATTATTTATTTTCCGTTTTCAAATCAGATGAATCAATATTATTATGGCTAAACGTTTTATCTTCTACTCTCACAATTTCCTTGTAATAGTCAAGAACCTGCTTCGACTGGGTATCCCAGCTCATTTCGGCAATATCATTACGGGCAGCTTTTGCCAAACGTTTGCGCAATGTTTCATCCGTAAAACGGAGGACTGTATCCTTAAAATCATCCTGCTTGTTCTTATCATAAAGCAATCCGGTCCGATTGTCTTCAATCTGTTCACACGTCGGCCCGCTTTCGGCTGCAACAAGCGGCAGACCTGATGCCATGGCTTCGGTTATGACAAGACCGAGCGTTTCAGTGGTCGACGGGAACACGAAGACATCTGATGATGCGTATGCCTTGGCAAGCTCTTCACCATGCATAAATCCGGTGAAGACGGTGTTGGTCCCTGCAAAATGTTTCTCAAGCGTCTGGCGGTGCGGACCGTCCCCGACAATAGCCAGCACAAATTCATCTGATGCATCGAGCACTGATTTAATTTTTTCAATTTCTTTTTCAGGTGCCAGCCTTCCGACAAATAACAGCAGCTTTTTGTCCGTTTGACCATCTGAGAGCTTGTCACGCATGTCTTCATCATAGTTATCAGGATCAAATAACTCTGTATCAACACCGCGTTCCCAGACACGGACATTATGAAAGTTCTGCTCAAGCAGCTCTTCTTTCACAGCTTCAGATGTACAAAGGTTTAAATCGGCCTGATTATGAAGCTTACGGAAATACCACCATAAAAATCCTTTAAACATAGGAAGATTGTAATAATCCGCATACTTTGGCACTTGCGTATGGAACGATGCCACCATTGGGAACCCGAGTTTTCTTGCGTAATGCACACCCGTCGCTCCGACAAGCGCCGGATTTACAACATGCACGACATCGGGATCATAGTCTTCAAGTATTTTTTTTACTTTCCGGCTTGGCAGTGAGAATTTTTTGGAACGGTAAAGAAGGAGAGTCCGAGCTGGAATCCCCTCTATTTTTACCCCTTCAAATTCATCCACACCAAGGTCCGGTGCTATAACACGGACATCGTGCCCTTCCCGCTTAAAATAACGGATGCATGCTTTAAGCCTTGTGACAACACCATCTGTTGATGGCACGAATGTTTCTGTGATTATGGCAATTTTCAACGGCTACACTTCCTTGGTTAAAGTGAATCTTCATTCAACGGGGTACTTTTTCCCGTTGAATATTAGATAAACGAATCGGGCATTTAAGGTCAGATGGCCGCCGTGTTTTAGCGGATTACTGACCGTTATATGCGGGATAAAGATCTGATCTTAGCTGCTTATTTCCAAGATACTTGCGGCATGACATTCTCTTTGATGACACGGTCTTTATGATTGATGACCGACTTGAAAATTTCGCGAATGACATCATCATTCAGCAAGTGTGGCTCTAACCCGAGATCCCGCAGCTTAGTGTTTTCCGCCTGGAAGAAATGCTCTTCCTGTTCAACCCTTGGATTATCAAGGTTAGCAATTGTTGTTTCATAGCCTTCTTCCTGAGCGACTTTTTGAACCTTTTCAGCCAGTTCGCCAACGGAAAATTCCTCGGTGAATTGGTTGAATACCCGGAATTCACCTCTGTCAGCCGGGTTTTCAGCAGCAATTTCAATACACCGGACGGTATCCTGAATGTTCAGGAATCCGCGTGTCTGACCGCCTTTTCCATATACTGTCAAATCATGACCGATTGCTGATTGAATAATAAACCGGTTCAATGCTGTGCCAAACACATCATCGTAGTCAAGACGGTTTGCCAGCATTGGATCCATTTGTGTTTCATCAGTATCCAATCCGTATACAACACCCTGATTCAGGTCAGTTGCTCTAATACCCCAGATTTTGCATGCGAATGTGATGTTATGACTGTCATGCACTTTGGAAAGATGGTAAAACGAGCCAGGCTGTTTCGGATATGGCAGGACATCTTTTCTGCCTTTATGCTCAATTTCAATATACCCTTCTTCAATCGGAATATTCGGCGTTCCATATTCACCCATCGTTCCAAGCTTGATCAGGTGGCAATCCGGCACTAATTCTTTAATGCCGTACAGCACATTAAGCGTTCCTTCAACGTTATTCGTCTGAGTGTAAACCGTATGCTCACGGTCAATCATCGAATAAGGAGCAGATCGCTGTTCAGCAAAATGAGCGAAAGCATCAGGCTTCTCCTGTTTTAATACCTCACGCAGAAAGTCATAATGCGTCAGATCACCTTCGTATACGCGAATCTCCTGACCGGTCAGCTCTTTCCACTTTTCAACCCGCTCTTCCAGTGTTGCAATCGGTGTGAGCGAGTTTGAGTGCAGTTCATTATCAATCTCACGTCTGACCATATTATCGATGATGGATACATCATGTCCTTGTTTAG
Protein-coding regions in this window:
- a CDS encoding NAD(P)/FAD-dependent oxidoreductase — translated: MNRFIVIGTGILGASSAYHLAKSGADVVMVDRHDAGQATDAAAGIICPWLSQRRNKAWYKLAKGGAHIYKDLIQELADDGETETGYLQTGAISIHTDEKKLKAKKDRALKRREDAPEIGEVTLLDVKQTKALFPYLADGYESVHVSGGARINGRALRDALVNSAQKHGAVMINGNAALNYEQTRVTGVTVNGETIKADQVIAACGAWTHELLKPLNVHFNGSLQKAQILHLQSPEADTSDWPVVMPPNDQFMLTWDNRIIIGATHEDVGFDTRVTAGGMNEILSKALEIAPGLMNSTVLEARIGFRPHTPGYLPVIGPLPGYEGLLIGNGLGSSGLTTGPYVGNQLANLALGKELEIDLSDYDVAGAVGN
- a CDS encoding cation diffusion facilitator family transporter — protein: MGFMERIKKGNTSSGIAALGNTFLAGIKGAAAFFSGSGSMFATTMHSLADAVNQGFVFFGSVLAESPPSERFPTGFGRVINIFCMVAVVIVTIMAYETIKEGWNLFNHPSESGNIWLNVGVLITSLVVDGFILIKAMKEITKETNDGHDGWLLTRAFKSAQKASPATRLVFYEDLVATSGAVFALIGVLLAQVFGLLLADGIFTMLIGVLMLFVAFRVGYDNMVGLIGVSAPAEVEKKIYEMLLEDDKVVDIYKMRVLQEGRTYHVEGTIELKKGLSLNEADDIKFELTDKLLRSSEVADVVLGVVEDDGKKIQQKETKD
- a CDS encoding GtrA family protein, which encodes MAQTKPKRGPLQFLQFGAIGFANAGIDIGTLNLLLIFFHTDERAMLLLFNTIAYSLAVANSYFWNVNITFKRSAKGSNPQRFKFIAQGIVSLGVSNLVFLGFNELLELLGVANWLRYNIAKGLAMFLSFLASFFMVKYFVFKDYGKRFIKEN
- a CDS encoding glycosyltransferase family 4 protein, producing MKIAIITETFVPSTDGVVTRLKACIRYFKREGHDVRVIAPDLGVDEFEGVKIEGIPARTLLLYRSKKFSLPSRKVKKILEDYDPDVVHVVNPALVGATGVHYARKLGFPMVASFHTQVPKYADYYNLPMFKGFLWWYFRKLHNQADLNLCTSEAVKEELLEQNFHNVRVWERGVDTELFDPDNYDEDMRDKLSDGQTDKKLLLFVGRLAPEKEIEKIKSVLDASDEFVLAIVGDGPHRQTLEKHFAGTNTVFTGFMHGEELAKAYASSDVFVFPSTTETLGLVITEAMASGLPLVAAESGPTCEQIEDNRTGLLYDKNKQDDFKDTVLRFTDETLRKRLAKAARNDIAEMSWDTQSKQVLDYYKEIVRVEDKTFSHNNIDSSDLKTENK
- a CDS encoding NAD-dependent epimerase/dehydratase family protein — its product is MNIIVAGGDGFCGWPTALYLSKQGHDVSIIDNMVRREIDNELHSNSLTPIATLEERVEKWKELTGQEIRVYEGDLTHYDFLREVLKQEKPDAFAHFAEQRSAPYSMIDREHTVYTQTNNVEGTLNVLYGIKELVPDCHLIKLGTMGEYGTPNIPIEEGYIEIEHKGRKDVLPYPKQPGSFYHLSKVHDSHNITFACKIWGIRATDLNQGVVYGLDTDETQMDPMLANRLDYDDVFGTALNRFIIQSAIGHDLTVYGKGGQTRGFLNIQDTVRCIEIAAENPADRGEFRVFNQFTEEFSVGELAEKVQKVAQEEGYETTIANLDNPRVEQEEHFFQAENTKLRDLGLEPHLLNDDVIREIFKSVINHKDRVIKENVMPQVSWK